A window from Lysobacterales bacterium encodes these proteins:
- a CDS encoding endonuclease/exonuclease/phosphatase family protein has protein sequence MLSFNIQAGAHFERYHHYVTRPWRHLLGHGARRRNLQKLAGLLTDYDIVALQEADAGSLRSGFTNQIEFLAEEAGFGWFSVQTNRRIGGITHTCNALLMRRKPSEVRDYALPGTLPGRGALWARFGDGDDALLVVVVHLSLGPRARMRQIEFLRGIIDEHRHVVVMGDFNCPATAREMIQLYERTPLTPPSASPATFPSWAPVRGIDHILLSDTLESLRCEAPSFGLSDHLPLALTARLPCDCAWTRLPGATEEELEP, from the coding sequence CTGCTCAGCTTCAACATCCAGGCCGGCGCCCACTTCGAGCGCTATCACCACTACGTGACCCGGCCCTGGCGGCACCTGCTGGGGCACGGCGCGCGCCGGCGCAACCTCCAGAAGCTCGCCGGCCTGCTCACCGACTACGACATCGTCGCCCTCCAGGAGGCCGATGCCGGCAGCCTGCGTTCGGGGTTCACCAACCAGATCGAGTTCCTCGCCGAAGAGGCCGGCTTCGGTTGGTTCAGCGTGCAGACCAACCGCCGCATCGGCGGCATCACGCACACCTGCAACGCGCTGCTGATGCGGCGCAAGCCCAGCGAGGTGCGCGACTACGCGCTGCCCGGCACGCTGCCCGGTCGCGGCGCACTGTGGGCGCGCTTCGGCGATGGCGACGACGCCCTGCTGGTGGTGGTCGTCCACCTGTCGCTGGGGCCGCGCGCGCGGATGCGCCAGATCGAGTTCCTGCGCGGCATCATCGACGAGCATCGCCATGTCGTCGTGATGGGCGACTTCAACTGCCCCGCCACCGCCCGCGAGATGATCCAGCTGTACGAGCGCACCCCGCTGACGCCGCCCTCGGCCTCGCCGGCGACGTTCCCGAGCTGGGCGCCGGTGCGCGGCATCGACCACATCCTGCTGTCCGACACCCTGGAGTCGCTGCGTTGCGAAGCGCCCTCGTTCGGACTGTCCGACCACCTGCCGCTGGCGCTGACCGCGCGCCTGCCCTGCGACTGCGCCTGGACCCGACTGCCCGGCGCCACCGAAGAGGAGCTTGAACCATGA
- a CDS encoding thiol:disulfide interchange protein DsbA/DsbL, whose product MPIRLLALLFALVLPGLAGAQALFQEGTHYQRIDPPQPTQVAQGKVEVVEVFAYTCIHCAHFEPFLASWKARKPEHVEFRGVPAVFSPAMEPHARAFFAAEALNALDALHEPMFKAIHQERRALATLEQIADFAAQQGIDRAAFMEAAGASSTDLKLRRAREQAMRWRVPGTPSVIVNGKYLVQAGQGGFQGMLEVVDFLVAQEMRGN is encoded by the coding sequence ATGCCCATCCGCCTGCTCGCCCTGCTGTTCGCGCTCGTCCTGCCCGGCCTGGCCGGCGCCCAGGCGCTGTTCCAGGAAGGCACCCACTACCAGCGCATCGATCCGCCGCAGCCGACCCAGGTCGCCCAGGGCAAGGTCGAGGTGGTCGAGGTATTCGCCTACACCTGCATCCACTGCGCCCACTTCGAGCCGTTCCTGGCGTCCTGGAAAGCACGCAAGCCCGAGCACGTCGAGTTCCGCGGCGTGCCGGCGGTGTTCTCGCCGGCGATGGAGCCCCACGCCCGCGCCTTCTTCGCAGCCGAGGCGCTGAACGCCCTGGACGCCCTGCATGAGCCGATGTTCAAGGCCATCCACCAGGAGCGTCGGGCGCTTGCCACCCTGGAGCAGATCGCCGACTTCGCGGCCCAGCAGGGCATCGACCGGGCCGCCTTCATGGAGGCGGCCGGCGCCAGCTCCACCGACCTCAAGCTGCGTCGCGCCCGCGAGCAGGCGATGCGCTGGCGAGTGCCGGGCACACCCAGCGTGATCGTCAACGGCAAGTACCTGGTGCAGGCCGGCCAGGGCGGCTTCCAGGGCATGCTGGAGGTGGTCGATTTCCTGGTCGCCCAGGAAATGCGCGGCAACTGA
- a CDS encoding cytochrome c4, which translates to MSIRLVVALAGLASFAVQALEAPPVGDAQAGAEKAAVCGACHGLDGNSANPAWPKLAGQHADYTYRQTRAVRDGEREIIEMTPFVAGLSDQDIADMAAYFAGQTIVPGLADDSAIDGRDDTYAGLGARLYRGGKPEAGVPACLACHGPSGRGIPGAGYPALAGQHGEYTRTVLERFHAGIHYGGADHPSTQMVAIARGLDETEIAALATYVEGLHRADPAAAAAARRTPVPAAVADPAPAAAEAQPVAEPGT; encoded by the coding sequence ATGAGCATTCGGCTGGTTGTTGCGCTGGCGGGTCTGGCCAGCTTTGCCGTGCAGGCGCTGGAAGCGCCGCCGGTCGGTGATGCCCAGGCCGGCGCCGAAAAGGCCGCCGTCTGTGGCGCCTGCCACGGCCTGGACGGCAACTCCGCCAACCCGGCCTGGCCCAAGCTGGCCGGCCAGCACGCCGACTACACCTACCGGCAGACCCGGGCGGTGCGCGACGGCGAGCGCGAGATCATCGAGATGACGCCGTTCGTGGCCGGCCTGTCCGATCAGGACATCGCCGACATGGCGGCGTACTTCGCCGGCCAGACCATCGTGCCCGGCCTGGCCGACGACAGCGCCATCGACGGCCGCGACGACACCTACGCGGGCCTGGGCGCGCGCCTGTATCGCGGCGGCAAGCCGGAGGCTGGTGTGCCGGCCTGCCTGGCCTGCCATGGCCCGAGCGGCCGGGGCATCCCCGGCGCCGGCTATCCGGCGCTGGCCGGCCAGCACGGCGAGTACACCAGGACGGTGCTCGAGCGCTTCCACGCCGGCATCCACTACGGCGGCGCCGACCACCCCAGCACCCAGATGGTGGCGATCGCGCGCGGCCTCGACGAGACCGAGATCGCCGCCCTGGCCACTTATGTGGAGGGCCTGCACCGGGCCGACCCGGCCGCCGCCGCCGCCGCGCGCCGCACCCCGGTGCCGGCCGCAGTGGCGGATCCGGCACCTGCCGCGGCCGAGGCGCAGCCCGTCGCGGAACCGGGAACCTGA
- the yihA gene encoding ribosome biogenesis GTP-binding protein YihA/YsxC, with amino-acid sequence MAAVRNPFASATFARSAPRLPDLPPDEGRELAFAGRSNAGKSSAINALTGVAGLARTSRTPGRTQQLVVFDLDARHRLVDLPGYGYAKVPVAVRAQWGQELGRYFRERQSLIGLVLVMDCRHPLKDSDWLLLEACADRGLPAMALLTKADKLGRNQQQTLLREVRARLAEGGALVAARLFSATRPVAQDAIRNELGAWLFKDIAPAP; translated from the coding sequence ATGGCGGCCGTGAGAAACCCCTTCGCCTCAGCCACCTTCGCCCGCAGCGCGCCGCGGCTGCCCGACCTGCCGCCCGACGAGGGCCGCGAGCTGGCCTTCGCGGGCCGCTCCAACGCCGGCAAGTCCAGCGCCATCAATGCCCTGACCGGCGTCGCCGGCCTCGCCCGCACCTCGCGCACGCCCGGCCGCACCCAGCAACTGGTGGTGTTCGACCTCGATGCCCGGCATCGCCTGGTCGACCTGCCGGGCTACGGCTACGCCAAGGTGCCGGTGGCGGTGCGCGCGCAATGGGGCCAGGAGCTGGGCCGCTATTTCCGCGAGCGCCAGAGCCTGATCGGCCTGGTCCTGGTGATGGACTGCCGGCACCCACTGAAGGACAGCGACTGGCTGCTGCTGGAGGCCTGCGCCGACCGCGGCCTGCCGGCCATGGCCCTGCTCACCAAGGCCGACAAGCTGGGCCGCAACCAGCAGCAGACCCTGCTGCGCGAGGTCCGTGCCCGCCTCGCCGAAGGCGGCGCCCTGGTCGCCGCCCGGCTGTTCTCGGCGACCCGCCCGGTGGCGCAGGATGCGATCCGCAACGAGCTGGGCGCCTGGCTGTTCAAGGACATCGCGCCGGCGCCCTGA
- a CDS encoding adenine phosphoribosyltransferase produces the protein MTDLDRLIRDVPDFPKPGIVFKDITPLLADAGGLRAAIQAMATPWRDADINAVAGIESRGFILGAALAVHLGTGFVPIRKPGKLPGATIGEDYGLEYGHDRVEIHVDALPPGRRVLIVDDVLATGGTLAAARALVEKLHCQVAGAGVLLELAGLDGRARWRQGPPLETVLRYD, from the coding sequence ATGACCGATCTCGACCGACTGATCCGCGACGTGCCCGATTTTCCGAAGCCGGGCATCGTGTTCAAGGACATCACGCCGCTGCTGGCCGACGCCGGCGGCCTGCGCGCCGCGATCCAGGCCATGGCCACACCCTGGCGGGACGCCGATATCAACGCGGTGGCCGGCATCGAATCGCGCGGCTTCATCCTGGGTGCCGCCCTGGCCGTGCACCTGGGTACCGGCTTCGTGCCGATCCGCAAGCCGGGCAAGTTGCCCGGAGCGACCATCGGCGAGGACTACGGCCTCGAATACGGACACGACCGCGTGGAGATCCATGTCGATGCGCTGCCCCCGGGTCGGCGGGTGCTGATCGTCGACGACGTGCTGGCCACCGGCGGCACCCTGGCCGCGGCGCGCGCCCTGGTCGAGAAGCTGCACTGCCAGGTCGCCGGCGCCGGCGTGCTGCTGGAGCTCGCCGGCCTCGACGGCCGCGCCCGCTGGCGGCAGGGCCCTCCGCTGGAGACGGTGCTGCGTTACGACTGA
- a CDS encoding DMT family transporter, producing the protein MPPVQARPQQPAQPRPSPGAPVPGDRAALLMMVLGAALISTTGVLVRYADVPATVSAFWRMAFGGVALALLLLLLSQWRPTRSRDWLWMSLPAAAFAADLFVWHRSILLVGPGLATLLANFQVFFMALAGVLLYRERLGPRFLAGLVLAFAGTWLLVGVDWSTLGPGARTGVLLGLLTGLCYAVYMLSFRHAQRGHTDLPSAQLLALCSLLCAAMLAGTGAVEGVSFAIPDARSLTALVALGVVGQCLGWVLIARAMPRLPASLVGLLLLLQPALAFVQDVLLFDRATSGREWLGVLLALLGIFIGTVRLAARPTPPDAATPP; encoded by the coding sequence ATGCCCCCGGTCCAGGCCCGCCCGCAGCAGCCCGCGCAACCTCGCCCGTCGCCGGGCGCCCCGGTGCCCGGCGATCGTGCGGCGCTGCTGATGATGGTCCTGGGTGCGGCGTTGATCAGCACCACCGGCGTGCTGGTCCGGTACGCGGACGTGCCAGCCACGGTCTCGGCGTTCTGGCGGATGGCGTTCGGTGGTGTCGCCCTGGCGCTGCTGTTGCTGCTCCTGAGTCAATGGCGCCCCACCCGCAGTCGCGACTGGCTGTGGATGAGCCTGCCCGCCGCAGCGTTCGCCGCCGACCTGTTCGTCTGGCACCGAAGCATCCTGCTGGTGGGGCCCGGGTTGGCCACCCTGCTGGCCAACTTCCAGGTCTTCTTCATGGCCCTGGCCGGCGTGCTGCTCTACCGCGAGCGACTGGGGCCGCGTTTCCTGGCCGGCCTGGTGCTGGCGTTCGCGGGCACCTGGCTGCTGGTCGGCGTCGACTGGTCGACGCTCGGCCCGGGCGCGCGCACCGGTGTCCTGCTCGGCCTGCTCACCGGCCTGTGCTACGCGGTCTACATGCTCAGCTTCCGGCACGCCCAGCGCGGCCATACCGACCTGCCCTCGGCGCAGCTGCTGGCCCTGTGTTCGCTGCTGTGCGCGGCCATGCTGGCCGGCACCGGCGCCGTCGAGGGCGTCTCCTTCGCGATTCCGGATGCCCGCTCGCTGACCGCCCTGGTCGCGCTCGGCGTGGTCGGCCAGTGCCTGGGCTGGGTGCTGATCGCCCGTGCCATGCCACGCCTGCCGGCCTCGCTGGTCGGCCTGCTCCTGCTGCTGCAGCCGGCGCTGGCCTTCGTCCAGGACGTGCTGCTGTTCGATCGCGCCACCAGCGGCCGGGAGTGGCTGGGCGTGCTGCTCGCCCTGCTCGGCATCTTCATCGGCACCGTGCGCCTGGCAGCGCGGCCGACCCCACCCGACGCTGCGACCCCGCCATGA
- a CDS encoding DUF3060 domain-containing protein, protein MRVAIFATLLGLAPLALAGVAVAQDDAEPPPRTLRDPAQALPSRQTGEAVMPAREAFDRETPQIRVGVGRDRAAEQAAAEAAGAQLVGDGHSRSHECSPGERVQLVGSGNIVRISGLCVGLVIDGNDNQVEVEVIDEIRINGRDNDVRWRRGLTVDRPNYLETGGFNTVGRLAAGADDEGG, encoded by the coding sequence ATGCGCGTCGCCATCTTCGCCACTCTGCTCGGGCTTGCCCCGTTGGCCCTCGCCGGCGTCGCCGTCGCACAGGACGACGCCGAGCCGCCGCCGCGGACCCTGCGCGATCCGGCCCAGGCCCTGCCCAGCCGGCAGACCGGCGAGGCGGTGATGCCCGCCCGCGAGGCCTTCGACCGCGAAACACCGCAGATCCGGGTCGGCGTCGGCCGCGACCGCGCAGCCGAACAGGCCGCGGCCGAGGCGGCCGGCGCGCAGCTGGTCGGCGACGGCCATTCGCGCAGCCACGAGTGCAGCCCGGGCGAGCGCGTGCAGCTGGTCGGCAGCGGCAACATCGTGCGCATCTCCGGCCTGTGCGTCGGCCTGGTGATCGACGGCAACGACAACCAGGTCGAGGTCGAGGTCATCGACGAGATCCGCATCAACGGGCGCGACAACGACGTGCGCTGGCGTCGCGGCCTGACCGTGGACCGCCCCAACTACCTGGAGACCGGCGGCTTCAATACGGTCGGTCGGCTTGCCGCGGGGGCCGACGACGAGGGCGGCTGA
- a CDS encoding class I SAM-dependent methyltransferase, producing the protein MTAFKDHFSGHAADYAAARPGYPDALFDWLAQRSPGRELAWDAGCGNGQAALALAARFERVHASDASAAQIASAAAHPRIRYQVAPAHAPDLPARSADLVTVAQAWHWFDREAFHAAVRDVARPGAVVAVWCYGLCTVSAAVDAVFERLYEGVLGPYWPPERQHVEAGYADLPFPFDPLPAPTFAMASEWDLPAFLAYLRSWSASQRHRAATGRDAVADMADALAAAWGAPATLRTVRWPLALRAGRV; encoded by the coding sequence ATGACCGCCTTCAAGGACCACTTCTCCGGGCACGCCGCCGACTACGCGGCGGCGCGACCCGGCTATCCCGATGCCCTGTTCGACTGGCTGGCGCAGCGCAGCCCCGGACGCGAGCTTGCCTGGGACGCCGGCTGCGGCAATGGCCAGGCGGCGCTGGCGCTGGCGGCGCGCTTCGAGCGCGTTCACGCCAGCGACGCCAGCGCCGCCCAGATCGCCAGCGCCGCCGCGCATCCGAGGATCCGCTACCAGGTGGCGCCGGCGCACGCGCCGGACCTGCCGGCGCGCAGCGCCGACCTGGTCACTGTGGCCCAGGCCTGGCACTGGTTCGACCGCGAGGCCTTCCACGCGGCGGTGCGGGACGTGGCGCGCCCCGGCGCCGTCGTGGCGGTCTGGTGCTACGGCCTCTGCACCGTGTCGGCGGCGGTCGATGCGGTGTTCGAGCGCCTGTACGAGGGCGTCCTGGGTCCGTACTGGCCGCCGGAACGGCAGCATGTCGAGGCCGGCTACGCCGACCTGCCGTTCCCGTTCGACCCACTGCCGGCGCCGACGTTCGCGATGGCCTCCGAGTGGGATCTGCCGGCGTTCCTGGCCTACCTGCGTTCCTGGTCGGCCAGCCAGCGCCACCGGGCAGCCACCGGCCGCGACGCGGTGGCCGATATGGCGGACGCGTTGGCGGCGGCCTGGGGCGCGCCGGCGACGCTGCGTACCGTGCGCTGGCCACTGGCGCTGCGCGCCGGCCGCGTCTAA
- the arsC gene encoding arsenate reductase (glutaredoxin) (This arsenate reductase requires both glutathione and glutaredoxin to convert arsenate to arsenite, after which the efflux transporter formed by ArsA and ArsB can extrude the arsenite from the cell, providing resistance.) encodes MDITLWHNPRCSKSRQALALLRERGIEPHIVEYLVEPPDAAALRAVLAALDGPPQALLRGDEPDARALSLAPERMDAGAVVAALVAHPGLIQRPVAIAGARAVIGRPPEAVLALLPDATG; translated from the coding sequence ATGGACATCACCCTCTGGCACAACCCGCGCTGCAGCAAGTCGCGCCAGGCCCTGGCCCTGCTGCGCGAGCGCGGCATCGAGCCGCACATCGTGGAGTACCTGGTCGAGCCGCCCGACGCCGCGGCGCTGCGCGCCGTGCTGGCGGCCCTGGACGGCCCGCCGCAGGCCCTGCTGCGCGGCGACGAGCCGGACGCCCGCGCCCTGAGCCTGGCGCCGGAACGCATGGACGCCGGAGCCGTGGTTGCCGCCCTTGTCGCCCATCCAGGGCTGATCCAGCGGCCGGTGGCGATCGCCGGCGCGCGGGCGGTGATCGGACGGCCGCCGGAAGCGGTGCTGGCGCTGCTGCCGGACGCCACAGGCTGA
- a CDS encoding NUDIX hydrolase translates to MPVRTPKDTAVDPVPPPHDTRTLHEGRFLALRQRGRWEFVQRTNAFGAAVVVALTDADEIVLVEQYREPLQCRCIENPAGLAGDQPGEDDILAAAGRELLEETGFQAARLELLMHGPSAPGMADEMLSFVRASGLRRTGPGGGDGGEDITVHVVPMTRAAAFLAERMAAGLHVDPRVYAALFLARWQPDGRAVDPDRADFA, encoded by the coding sequence ATGCCGGTCAGGACGCCAAAGGATACCGCAGTGGACCCTGTACCGCCCCCGCACGACACCCGCACCCTGCACGAAGGCCGCTTCCTGGCGCTGCGCCAGCGCGGCCGCTGGGAGTTCGTCCAGCGCACCAACGCCTTCGGCGCCGCCGTCGTCGTGGCCCTGACCGACGCCGACGAAATCGTCCTGGTCGAGCAGTACCGCGAACCCCTGCAATGCCGCTGCATCGAGAACCCCGCCGGCCTGGCCGGCGACCAGCCCGGCGAGGACGACATCCTGGCCGCCGCCGGCCGCGAGCTTCTGGAGGAGACCGGCTTCCAGGCCGCCCGCCTGGAGCTCCTGATGCACGGCCCCAGCGCCCCCGGGATGGCCGACGAGATGCTGAGCTTCGTGCGCGCCAGCGGCCTGCGCCGCACCGGCCCCGGCGGCGGCGACGGCGGCGAGGACATCACCGTGCACGTCGTGCCCATGACCCGCGCCGCCGCCTTCCTGGCCGAGCGCATGGCCGCCGGCCTGCACGTCGACCCGCGCGTCTACGCCGCCCTGTTCCTGGCCCGCTGGCAGCCCGACGGCCGCGCCGTCGACCCGGACCGCGCCGACTTCGCCTGA
- a CDS encoding rhodanese-like domain-containing protein — MDSIEIELTDLETALAEGWSVLDVRSAGERVAIPVPVDSHWIPLPQLLSGLADPGPGRWLVLCAHGQRSLYGAAVLRQLGHADATSLRGGLAGLGFGD; from the coding sequence ATGGATTCGATCGAGATCGAGCTGACCGACCTTGAGACCGCGCTGGCCGAGGGCTGGTCGGTGCTGGACGTGCGCAGCGCGGGCGAGCGGGTGGCCATCCCGGTACCGGTGGATTCGCACTGGATCCCGCTGCCGCAGTTGCTGTCGGGCCTGGCCGACCCGGGGCCGGGTCGCTGGCTGGTGCTGTGCGCGCATGGCCAGCGCAGCCTGTATGGCGCGGCCGTGCTGCGGCAACTGGGCCATGCCGATGCCACCTCGCTGCGTGGCGGGCTGGCGGGGCTGGGCTTCGGCGACTGA